A genomic segment from Polyangium mundeleinium encodes:
- a CDS encoding peroxiredoxin: MLTVSQKLPSFNLKGVVSLEQGKEFHDVKSENLQGKWAVLFFWPMDFTFICPTEIAGFGKRYRDFKDRDCEVLGISTDTEYVHLAWRKQHPDLRDLPFTMVADTKRELSQALGVLHPQEGVALRATFIVDPNGIIRHVGVNDLSVGRSVDEVLRVLDALQTDELCPCNWVKGQPTLEAG, encoded by the coding sequence ATGCTGACCGTTTCGCAGAAGTTGCCTTCGTTCAACCTGAAGGGCGTCGTGAGCCTCGAGCAGGGCAAGGAGTTCCACGACGTCAAGAGCGAGAACCTCCAGGGCAAGTGGGCCGTGCTCTTCTTCTGGCCGATGGACTTCACGTTCATCTGCCCGACCGAGATCGCCGGGTTCGGCAAGCGTTATCGCGACTTCAAGGATCGCGATTGCGAGGTCCTCGGCATCAGCACCGACACGGAATACGTGCACCTCGCCTGGCGCAAGCAGCACCCGGACCTGCGCGACCTGCCGTTCACGATGGTCGCCGACACGAAGCGTGAGCTCTCGCAGGCCCTCGGCGTCCTGCACCCGCAGGAGGGCGTGGCGCTCCGCGCGACGTTCATCGTCGACCCGAACGGCATCATCCGGCACGTCGGCGTGAACGACCTTTCCGTCGGCCGCAGCGTCGACGAGGTCCTGCGTGTCCTCGACGCGCTGCAGACCGACGAGCTTTGCCCGTGCAACTGGGTGAAGGGCCAGCCGACGCTGGAGGCGGGTTGA
- the dps gene encoding DNA starvation/stationary phase protection protein Dps: MYASSSHLPESSRVAIVKTLNERLADGLDLHSQIKVAHWNIKGPHFAALHPLFETFATELAAFNDEIAERAVTLGGLAAGTARHVAASSRLPEYPQETTRGLDHVRHLAERFGLYIQGLHASRVISDENRDADTSDLLTNIITTFDKHTWFLLASLEG; this comes from the coding sequence ATGTACGCGAGTTCTAGCCATTTGCCCGAGTCCTCCCGCGTGGCCATCGTCAAGACGCTGAACGAGCGCCTCGCCGACGGCCTCGATTTGCACAGCCAGATCAAGGTCGCGCACTGGAACATCAAGGGCCCGCATTTCGCCGCCCTGCATCCGCTCTTCGAGACGTTCGCGACCGAGCTTGCGGCTTTCAACGACGAAATTGCCGAGCGCGCCGTCACGCTCGGGGGCCTCGCCGCCGGCACGGCGCGCCACGTCGCGGCCTCCTCGCGGCTGCCCGAGTATCCGCAGGAGACCACGCGCGGCCTCGACCACGTGCGTCACCTCGCCGAGCGCTTCGGCCTTTACATCCAGGGCCTGCACGCCTCGCGCGTGATCTCCGACGAGAACCGCGACGCCGACACGTCCGACCTGCTCACGAACATCATCACGACGTTCGACAAACACACCTGGTTCCTGCTCGCGAGCCTGGAAGGCTGA
- a CDS encoding carboxymuconolactone decarboxylase family protein, whose translation MSALEAIRAKLPDAARDTKLNLQSVLEGDSSLTRAQRLGIAIAAAANARCAPLREAFIEQARAELEHAEAVIDDAYAAATLMAMNNVYYRFRHMIGKETYSQRSPKLRMNRIGQPKTSKADFELISLAVSAMNGCEACVKSHEVAVLASGLGEDHVHDAVRIAATVQAATVALEITAGAV comes from the coding sequence ATGAGCGCGCTCGAGGCCATCCGCGCGAAGTTGCCCGACGCCGCGCGGGACACGAAGCTGAACCTGCAATCGGTGCTCGAGGGTGACTCGTCCCTCACGCGGGCGCAGCGGCTCGGGATCGCCATCGCGGCGGCGGCGAACGCACGGTGCGCGCCGCTTCGCGAGGCGTTCATCGAGCAGGCGCGCGCGGAGCTCGAGCACGCCGAGGCCGTCATCGACGACGCTTACGCGGCGGCGACCTTGATGGCGATGAACAACGTGTATTACCGGTTCCGGCACATGATCGGAAAGGAGACGTATTCGCAGCGCTCGCCGAAGCTCCGCATGAACCGCATCGGCCAGCCGAAGACGTCGAAGGCCGATTTCGAGCTCATCAGCCTCGCCGTGAGCGCCATGAACGGCTGCGAAGCGTGCGTGAAGTCGCACGAGGTGGCCGTCCTCGCGAGCGGTCTCGGCGAGGACCACGTGCACGATGCCGTGCGCATCGCCGCGACGGTCCAGGCCGCGACGGTCGCGCTGGAGATCACCGCCGGGGCGGTTTAA
- a CDS encoding protein kinase domain-containing protein, which translates to MGSADRFTLAERVGIGATAEVIRGFDQERRVPVAIKRLHEHLAVDPITRERFQREARLSARITSKHVVGYVDTGIDAEDRPYLALEWLEGEDLAHRMRASGARLGTAEALTITRQAALGLFALHEAGIVHRDVKPGNLFLAEQGEGAPFLVKLLDLGVAHDSASENVDGVALGTPFYMSPEQARGDTEIGPRSDLFSLGVLLYELLSGKKTFAGEDAFSVLAKIVLQAPPRLSDAWPDAPPALDALVTRALARDPDARFSSAREMADALATIERVVLEGAAPPQEITLPPALVPSDDHLVGVIFGRLPLSSNVGRTRALFQRIAEQHGGVVIPLLGRGVAAVFEGECADGLLRAADAALDLVKQVTGVRLSLVTGGALPPGAGLSASVIERGTRALERPRADANEPPVRIDDATAHLLEEQYAIEGAPGSLSIRGTRGRGPTNT; encoded by the coding sequence ATGGGGAGCGCGGATCGATTCACGCTCGCCGAGCGCGTCGGCATTGGCGCGACGGCGGAGGTCATTCGGGGCTTCGACCAGGAGCGCCGTGTGCCTGTGGCGATCAAGCGCTTGCACGAGCACCTCGCCGTCGACCCGATCACCCGTGAACGATTTCAGCGCGAGGCGCGGCTCTCGGCGCGCATCACGAGCAAGCACGTCGTGGGGTACGTCGACACCGGCATCGACGCGGAGGACCGCCCCTACCTCGCGCTCGAATGGCTCGAAGGCGAGGACCTCGCGCACCGCATGCGCGCCTCGGGCGCGCGGCTCGGCACGGCCGAGGCCCTCACGATCACGCGCCAGGCGGCGCTCGGGCTCTTCGCGTTGCACGAGGCGGGCATCGTCCACCGCGACGTCAAGCCGGGAAACCTCTTCCTCGCGGAGCAGGGCGAAGGCGCGCCCTTCCTCGTCAAACTCCTCGACCTCGGCGTCGCGCACGACAGCGCCTCCGAGAACGTCGACGGCGTCGCGCTCGGCACGCCTTTTTACATGTCCCCCGAGCAAGCCCGGGGCGACACCGAGATCGGCCCCCGCTCGGACCTCTTTTCCCTCGGTGTGCTCCTGTATGAGCTGCTCTCCGGGAAAAAAACTTTTGCGGGCGAGGATGCCTTCTCCGTCCTTGCCAAGATCGTCCTCCAGGCGCCGCCGCGCCTCTCGGATGCCTGGCCGGACGCGCCGCCTGCGCTCGACGCCCTCGTCACGCGGGCGCTCGCGCGGGACCCCGACGCGCGATTCTCCTCGGCCCGCGAGATGGCCGACGCGCTCGCGACGATCGAGCGCGTGGTCCTCGAAGGCGCGGCGCCCCCGCAGGAGATCACGCTCCCGCCGGCCCTCGTCCCGAGCGACGATCACCTCGTCGGCGTGATCTTCGGCCGATTGCCCTTGTCGAGCAACGTGGGCCGGACACGCGCCCTCTTTCAGCGCATCGCCGAACAGCATGGCGGGGTGGTCATTCCCTTGCTCGGTCGTGGGGTGGCCGCCGTATTCGAAGGGGAATGCGCCGACGGCCTCCTGCGCGCGGCCGATGCGGCGCTCGACCTGGTAAAACAAGTGACCGGTGTTCGATTGTCGCTGGTGACCGGCGGGGCTTTGCCGCCGGGGGCGGGGTTATCGGCCTCCGTGATCGAGCGTGGCACGCGCGCTCTCGAACGCCCGCGCGCCGACGCGAACGAGCCGCCCGTGCGTATCGACGACGCGACGGCGCATCTGCTCGAAGAGCAATACGCGATCGAGGGGGCGCCCGGCTCCTTGTCGATTCGTGGCACGCGTGGGCGCGGCCCCACGAACACGTGA
- a CDS encoding AAA family ATPase translates to MAGPMRFWLEGHTLTEVVLEGEVTTLYRGYRDVDGAPVLVEALNEDYPVARDVARIRHEFLVMRGLVLPCVPEALGLSPCRNGVALVLSDAGKRPLVERLRGGRQNVGVVLRLGAAIARALDRVHLVGLVHKDVCPANLLVDDGTLEVELIGFGHASRLLREDGRIAAASAVEGTLAYMAPEQTGRMNRVVDHRADLYALGVTLYELATGALPFVMEEPLELVHAHIARAPVPPHALVPELPRVVSDIIVKLLAKSADDRYQRARGLEADLAFCASQWEQHGQIEPFPLGRHDLGAELVLPQKLYGRERERQQMAQAFERAASGRLGVIVLSGPAGVGKSTLARELESAAALRGGVFAEGRADALGSPAPCGLLSSALRDLVRRILGGPPEDARAFLRELARTVDAGAAALFALVPELEAALGEREAQPPMSAAASSGKLAVLVRGLLDAASRQGPLVLFLDDVGAADADSIAVVRVVCADAAAKRLCVVLSRRENARSDEARPLDVRELRQAGVAVTEIAVGPLAPSDVRALLGDTLGAPEDRVADLADVLAAATHGSPFLLREALRALHAEGFVRFDAGAGAFRWDVELVRDHLGAEGARDLVGERVAALPARSQRILELAACLGPRFDLGTLACVAEREPAAVAEDLWPALEAGLVLPLSSDYRFAHAHASAAPPSPGEAWDVPYAFSHERVHEAVYARIPASRRQDEHLRLGEILASRGEHGDSDMLAAVRQQNRGLASMRDEGKRRALAERDLLAGRRLQAIGALSEAIGCFEAGLAALAGDEPHALWFDLTRELCACLVTREPSGAAEALVAALAEGARTKLEQIEAQRLEVARQAAADHPIEALRVGARDLGALAFVVPDSEAERRAALVREARSIEAELAGRAPGSLLSLPAARNPEAVATMALLLELLTPAGAVSRSATGLVAAALVRASMAHGNTEASAVGYAAYGAALFVLPELSEAGQAFGDVALALAEDLGEGPLACRVHLAVGSILHARRPRRLALFHFHRAVGQAAAVGDMSTACRASAEVLAARFELGDDLARACDEAERSLALAHRAPCGQVAADLATRVSLQAVRSLLGRTRAPGSLDGDDFDEATFFAADERAGRARARFYGHARRAELLLLHEDAAGAAREALAATPGLADVEGEFLATDLPVWLALALLLDSTGFPAERASRLARVDVILAVLAALAARCPENYERKWLLVSAERARAAGDEATALSLYEKAIRAAAESGVSRDEALANELAARFHLERHRDTVARAYMGEAYQAYLRWGAITKVDMLRERYGFLLPRRSVGPSAAPLPGVLAGEFDLGAVMRATRAIAEEIVLDVLLDRVMRVIVETAGAQRAVLLLDRGSGLHVEAAMTIDPDRVLVGVEAARVAGEELPRALVDEVAATRAPVVLGGSRGFDRFSKDPYLAERRPRSLLCLAMAHRGRLAGVLYLENRSVADVFNDARIAVASFLSSQAAIAVENALLVASIQRMHEAQRLANERLEHEVRVRTAELERELLERERAEREKEALHDVMLEAQEERLRELSAPLLPIADGIVVMPLIGVLDERRAAEILSAALAGVSSSGARVLILDITGVRGASASVASALVAAASAVGLLGAEVVISGIRAAVARTLVDLDHSMQGIATRATLKSAVAWALSRTQR, encoded by the coding sequence ATGGCTGGGCCGATGAGGTTCTGGCTGGAGGGGCACACGCTCACGGAGGTCGTCCTCGAGGGGGAGGTGACCACGCTTTATCGGGGGTACCGGGACGTCGATGGTGCGCCGGTCCTCGTGGAGGCGCTGAACGAGGATTACCCGGTCGCGCGTGACGTGGCGCGGATCCGGCACGAATTCTTGGTGATGCGTGGGCTCGTGTTGCCCTGCGTGCCCGAGGCGCTCGGTCTTTCGCCGTGCCGCAACGGCGTGGCGCTCGTGCTTTCGGACGCGGGCAAACGGCCGCTCGTCGAGCGGCTGCGCGGCGGGCGGCAGAATGTGGGCGTGGTGCTCCGGCTCGGCGCCGCGATCGCGCGCGCGCTCGACCGCGTGCACCTCGTGGGGCTCGTGCACAAGGATGTTTGCCCCGCGAATCTCCTGGTCGACGACGGGACGCTGGAGGTGGAGCTCATCGGATTCGGCCACGCCTCGCGGTTGCTCCGCGAAGACGGGCGCATCGCGGCCGCCTCGGCGGTCGAAGGGACGCTCGCGTACATGGCACCGGAGCAAACGGGCCGGATGAACCGCGTCGTCGATCATCGCGCGGATCTCTATGCGCTCGGCGTGACGTTGTACGAGCTCGCGACCGGCGCGCTGCCGTTCGTGATGGAAGAGCCGCTGGAGCTCGTGCACGCCCACATCGCGCGCGCACCCGTGCCGCCCCACGCGCTCGTGCCCGAGCTGCCGCGCGTGGTCTCGGACATCATCGTCAAGCTGCTCGCGAAATCGGCCGACGATCGTTACCAGCGCGCGCGCGGGCTCGAAGCAGACCTCGCGTTCTGCGCGTCCCAGTGGGAGCAACACGGCCAGATCGAGCCGTTTCCGCTCGGCAGGCACGACCTCGGCGCGGAGCTCGTGCTGCCGCAAAAGCTCTATGGGCGGGAGCGGGAGCGGCAGCAGATGGCCCAGGCCTTCGAGCGCGCCGCGTCCGGGCGGCTCGGGGTGATCGTGCTCTCGGGGCCAGCAGGCGTCGGCAAGTCGACGCTCGCGCGCGAGCTGGAGAGCGCGGCGGCGCTGCGCGGAGGGGTCTTCGCCGAGGGCAGGGCCGACGCGCTCGGGAGCCCCGCGCCATGTGGGCTTTTGTCGTCGGCGCTGCGGGACCTCGTGCGGCGGATCCTCGGCGGGCCCCCCGAGGACGCGCGCGCCTTTCTGCGGGAGCTCGCGCGGACGGTCGACGCGGGCGCGGCGGCGCTGTTCGCGCTCGTCCCGGAGCTCGAAGCGGCCCTCGGCGAGCGAGAGGCGCAACCGCCGATGTCGGCGGCCGCGTCGAGCGGGAAGCTCGCGGTGCTCGTGCGCGGGCTGCTCGACGCGGCGAGTCGGCAAGGCCCGCTCGTGCTTTTCCTCGACGACGTTGGCGCGGCCGACGCGGACTCGATCGCCGTGGTGCGGGTCGTCTGCGCGGACGCGGCGGCGAAGCGGCTCTGCGTGGTGCTCTCGCGAAGGGAGAACGCCCGGTCCGACGAGGCGCGGCCCCTCGACGTGCGCGAGCTCCGGCAAGCAGGCGTCGCCGTGACGGAGATCGCGGTCGGCCCGCTCGCGCCCTCGGACGTGCGCGCGCTGCTCGGCGATACGCTCGGAGCGCCCGAGGATCGCGTCGCCGATCTCGCAGACGTGCTCGCTGCGGCCACGCACGGCAGCCCGTTCCTCCTGCGCGAGGCCCTCCGCGCGCTCCACGCCGAGGGGTTCGTGCGGTTCGACGCGGGCGCGGGCGCCTTTCGCTGGGACGTCGAGCTCGTACGCGACCACCTCGGCGCCGAGGGCGCGCGGGATCTCGTCGGCGAGCGGGTCGCGGCGCTGCCGGCGCGCTCGCAGCGGATCCTGGAGCTCGCCGCCTGCCTCGGCCCGCGCTTCGACCTCGGCACGCTCGCGTGCGTGGCCGAGCGGGAGCCCGCCGCCGTCGCCGAGGACCTCTGGCCCGCGCTCGAAGCGGGCCTCGTCCTGCCGCTCTCGTCCGATTACCGCTTCGCGCACGCGCACGCCTCCGCGGCGCCGCCTTCCCCGGGGGAGGCGTGGGACGTGCCGTACGCCTTCTCCCACGAGCGCGTGCACGAGGCCGTGTATGCGCGGATCCCCGCGTCGCGTCGGCAGGACGAGCACCTTCGGCTCGGCGAGATCCTGGCCTCGCGCGGGGAGCACGGCGACAGCGACATGCTGGCGGCCGTCCGCCAGCAAAACCGAGGGCTCGCGTCGATGCGAGACGAGGGAAAGCGGCGCGCCCTCGCCGAGCGGGATCTGCTCGCGGGCCGGAGGCTCCAGGCGATCGGCGCGCTCTCCGAGGCGATCGGCTGCTTCGAGGCCGGGCTCGCGGCCCTCGCCGGGGACGAGCCCCACGCGCTCTGGTTCGATCTGACCCGCGAGCTCTGCGCCTGCCTCGTCACGCGCGAGCCAAGCGGCGCGGCCGAGGCGCTCGTCGCCGCGCTCGCCGAGGGCGCGCGGACGAAGCTCGAGCAGATCGAGGCCCAGCGGCTGGAGGTCGCACGGCAAGCCGCCGCCGACCATCCGATCGAGGCGCTCCGCGTGGGCGCGCGGGACCTCGGCGCGCTCGCGTTCGTCGTGCCGGACAGCGAGGCCGAGCGGCGCGCCGCGCTCGTCCGGGAGGCGCGATCGATCGAGGCGGAGCTCGCCGGCCGCGCGCCGGGCTCACTCCTGTCGCTCCCCGCCGCGCGGAACCCGGAGGCCGTGGCCACGATGGCGCTCCTCCTCGAATTGCTCACGCCTGCGGGCGCCGTGAGCCGTTCGGCCACGGGGCTCGTCGCGGCCGCGCTGGTGCGCGCGTCCATGGCCCACGGAAACACCGAGGCGTCGGCCGTCGGCTATGCGGCGTACGGCGCCGCGTTGTTCGTCCTCCCCGAGCTCTCCGAAGCCGGACAGGCGTTCGGCGACGTCGCCCTCGCGCTCGCGGAGGACCTCGGCGAGGGGCCGCTCGCGTGCCGCGTGCACCTCGCGGTCGGCTCGATCCTGCACGCGCGCCGCCCCCGGCGCCTCGCGCTCTTCCATTTCCACCGCGCCGTGGGCCAAGCCGCCGCCGTGGGCGACATGTCCACGGCTTGCCGCGCGTCCGCGGAGGTCCTCGCTGCGCGCTTCGAGCTCGGCGATGACCTCGCCCGCGCTTGCGACGAGGCCGAGCGCAGCCTCGCCCTCGCGCACCGCGCTCCGTGCGGTCAGGTCGCTGCCGATCTGGCCACGCGCGTCAGCTTGCAGGCCGTGCGCAGCTTGCTCGGGCGGACCCGCGCTCCCGGGAGCCTCGACGGCGACGACTTCGACGAGGCCACGTTCTTCGCGGCCGACGAGCGCGCCGGCCGCGCGCGGGCGCGCTTCTATGGGCACGCGCGCCGCGCCGAGCTCCTCCTCCTGCACGAGGACGCGGCGGGCGCGGCGCGCGAGGCGCTCGCGGCGACGCCCGGCCTCGCCGACGTCGAGGGCGAGTTCCTCGCGACGGACCTGCCCGTCTGGCTCGCGCTCGCGCTCCTCCTCGACAGCACCGGCTTCCCCGCCGAGCGTGCGTCCCGCCTTGCGCGGGTGGACGTGATCCTCGCCGTCCTTGCGGCCCTCGCCGCGCGGTGTCCCGAAAACTATGAGCGCAAATGGCTCCTCGTCTCGGCCGAGCGCGCGCGCGCCGCGGGGGACGAGGCCACGGCGCTCTCGCTCTACGAGAAGGCGATCCGCGCGGCTGCCGAGAGTGGCGTCTCGCGGGACGAGGCGCTTGCCAACGAGCTCGCCGCGCGCTTCCACCTCGAACGACATCGCGACACGGTTGCGCGGGCGTACATGGGCGAGGCGTACCAGGCCTACCTCCGCTGGGGCGCGATCACCAAGGTCGACATGCTCCGCGAGCGGTACGGCTTTCTCCTGCCGCGCCGCAGCGTCGGCCCCTCGGCCGCGCCCTTGCCGGGCGTGCTCGCGGGCGAGTTCGATCTTGGCGCCGTCATGCGCGCGACGCGGGCCATCGCCGAGGAGATCGTGCTCGACGTCCTGCTCGATCGGGTCATGCGCGTGATCGTGGAGACGGCGGGCGCCCAGCGCGCCGTGCTCCTGCTCGATCGCGGCTCGGGCCTGCACGTCGAGGCGGCCATGACGATCGACCCCGACCGTGTCCTCGTTGGCGTCGAGGCGGCGCGCGTGGCCGGCGAGGAGCTGCCGCGTGCCCTCGTCGACGAGGTCGCGGCGACCCGCGCGCCCGTCGTGCTCGGCGGCTCCCGTGGATTCGATCGGTTCTCCAAGGATCCGTACCTCGCCGAGCGCCGGCCGAGGTCGCTCCTCTGCCTCGCCATGGCCCACCGTGGCCGCCTCGCGGGCGTGCTCTACCTGGAGAACCGCTCGGTGGCCGACGTCTTCAACGACGCGCGCATCGCGGTCGCCTCCTTCCTCTCCTCGCAGGCCGCGATTGCCGTGGAGAATGCGCTGCTCGTGGCGAGCATCCAGCGCATGCACGAGGCGCAGCGGCTCGCGAACGAGCGCCTGGAGCACGAGGTCCGGGTGCGCACCGCCGAGCTCGAACGCGAGCTCCTCGAGCGCGAGCGCGCCGAGCGGGAAAAGGAGGCGCTCCACGATGTGATGCTCGAAGCGCAGGAAGAGCGCCTGCGCGAGCTCTCGGCGCCTCTCCTGCCCATCGCGGACGGGATCGTCGTGATGCCCCTCATCGGCGTGCTCGACGAACGCCGCGCCGCCGAGATCCTCTCGGCCGCGCTCGCGGGCGTCTCGTCGAGCGGCGCGCGTGTCTTGATCCTCGACATCACGGGGGTGCGGGGGGCCTCGGCGAGCGTCGCGTCTGCGCTCGTCGCCGCGGCCTCGGCCGTGGGCCTGCTCGGGGCCGAGGTCGTCATTTCCGGCATCCGCGCCGCGGTGGCGCGCACGCTCGTCGACCTCGACCACTCGATGCAGGGGATCGCCACCCGGGCGACCTTGAAGAGCGCGGTCGCCTGGGCGCTCTCCCGGACCCAGCGCTAG
- a CDS encoding acyl-CoA thioesterase, which yields MTRFHETLMGVYFDDLDAFQILHNARYLLLFERTIGSFWKHLGWGGVLDAQKNPDQFHFVRANNIEYLRPVVGVRDVRVRVWVEKLGRSSLTFGFRVLPTDQDEDFARGTRTVVRVDPTTHRPVPWTDTFRATLEPYRADLNA from the coding sequence ATGACCCGCTTTCACGAGACGCTCATGGGCGTCTACTTCGACGACCTCGACGCCTTCCAGATCCTGCACAACGCGCGGTATCTCCTCTTGTTCGAGCGTACGATCGGCTCCTTCTGGAAGCACCTCGGGTGGGGCGGCGTCCTCGACGCCCAGAAGAACCCCGACCAGTTCCACTTCGTCCGGGCAAACAACATCGAATATCTCCGCCCCGTCGTCGGCGTCCGCGACGTGCGCGTGCGGGTCTGGGTGGAGAAGCTCGGACGATCGAGCCTCACCTTCGGCTTCCGCGTCCTCCCGACCGACCAGGACGAGGACTTCGCCCGCGGCACCCGCACCGTCGTGCGCGTCGATCCCACGACGCACCGGCCCGTCCCCTGGACCGACACCTTCCGCGCGACCCTCGAACCTTACCGCGCCGACCTCAACGCCTGA
- a CDS encoding leucine-rich repeat domain-containing protein produces the protein MLAERLGTAEKTGKLDLRGLVLGQVPPAIRALRNLVELDLGSNALTEVPAWLGELTSLEVLRLERNALEDLPRKLGRLDKLRVLDLSHNKLEVVPSFVADLPALVSLDLGQNRIASVPRWLADRKALRALVLGKNPLDAFPEPVLALADLGELGLAGLGFEALPGDLGTLAALEKLDLGENRLSGLPTSIGKLGALRALVLRGNRLTELPPMLPGLRLRALDVAGNRIGALPLAGHAWDGMEALELGDNPLVALPEEVAAFAALRRLDLRNTWLESLPDVLTRLTGLRTLLLAGSPVGLRDGKPPDVIFTLEGLEELDLSLTGITALPEAIGWLSRLKFLWLQGIPLASVPAALRSMKHLEELDLTDTPFGRTDEVEALTVALPTTRVVCVDWAATYRAMLEDVYILRDDTGLDDVEIAKWVLARERGGRLPAAGRLRPVDEEVLERLHTLVFMQGPRRRVTTRSAAGVMVDLVARDQLGWHEVLEQLLEGAHASGMKSRRIGDTTR, from the coding sequence ATGCTGGCCGAACGCCTCGGGACCGCCGAAAAAACGGGCAAGCTCGATCTGCGTGGCCTCGTGCTCGGACAGGTCCCCCCTGCGATCCGCGCGCTCCGGAACCTCGTCGAGCTCGACCTCGGGAGCAATGCCCTCACCGAGGTGCCCGCGTGGCTCGGCGAGCTCACGTCGCTGGAGGTCCTCCGGCTCGAACGCAACGCCCTCGAAGACCTGCCCCGCAAGCTCGGGCGGCTCGACAAGCTGCGGGTCCTCGACCTCAGCCACAACAAGCTCGAGGTCGTGCCCTCGTTCGTGGCCGATCTGCCAGCGCTCGTGTCGCTCGACCTCGGCCAGAACCGCATCGCGTCCGTGCCGCGGTGGCTCGCGGACCGGAAGGCGCTGCGGGCGCTCGTGCTCGGGAAGAACCCGCTCGACGCGTTCCCGGAGCCGGTGCTCGCGCTCGCCGACCTCGGGGAGCTCGGGCTCGCGGGGCTCGGGTTCGAGGCGCTGCCGGGCGACCTCGGCACGCTCGCGGCGCTCGAGAAGCTCGACCTCGGGGAAAACCGGCTCTCGGGGTTGCCGACGTCGATCGGCAAGCTCGGCGCGCTCCGGGCGCTCGTGCTGCGCGGAAACCGGCTCACGGAGCTGCCGCCCATGCTCCCCGGGCTCCGGCTCCGCGCGCTCGACGTCGCCGGCAACCGCATCGGCGCGCTGCCGCTCGCGGGACACGCGTGGGACGGGATGGAGGCGCTGGAGCTCGGCGACAACCCGCTCGTCGCGTTGCCCGAGGAGGTCGCTGCGTTCGCCGCGCTCCGGCGGCTCGATCTGCGCAATACGTGGCTCGAAAGTCTGCCCGACGTGCTCACGCGGCTGACCGGGCTCCGGACGTTGCTGCTCGCCGGGTCGCCCGTGGGCCTGCGGGACGGCAAGCCGCCGGACGTGATCTTCACGCTGGAGGGGCTCGAAGAGCTCGATTTGTCGCTGACGGGGATCACGGCGCTGCCCGAGGCGATAGGCTGGCTCTCGCGCCTCAAGTTCTTGTGGTTGCAAGGAATTCCGCTCGCGAGCGTCCCGGCCGCGCTGCGGTCGATGAAGCACCTCGAAGAGCTCGATCTGACGGATACGCCGTTCGGCCGGACGGACGAGGTCGAGGCGCTGACGGTCGCGCTGCCGACGACCCGCGTGGTGTGCGTCGATTGGGCAGCGACATATCGCGCAATGCTGGAGGACGTGTACATCCTGCGGGATGATACGGGGCTCGACGATGTCGAGATCGCGAAGTGGGTGCTCGCGCGCGAGCGTGGAGGGCGTTTGCCGGCGGCGGGGCGGCTGCGGCCGGTGGACGAGGAGGTGCTCGAGCGGCTCCACACGCTGGTGTTCATGCAGGGGCCGCGGCGGCGGGTGACGACGCGGAGCGCGGCGGGGGTGATGGTCGACCTCGTGGCGAGGGATCAGCTCGGCTGGCATGAGGTGCTGGAGCAGTTGCTCGAAGGCGCGCATGCGAGCGGGATGAAGAGCCGTCGCATCGGGGACACGACGCGATGA
- a CDS encoding Fur family transcriptional regulator, giving the protein MRPTKPAKPIPAGTVLNEAELLERHGVLPSAQRLAIAQYVLRTDEHPSADQVFAKVKRALPMVSRATVYNTLNLFVDRGLLRAHVLAEGKVVFDPNLEPHHHFIDEETGAIHDVPWSALAVSNVDALEGFDVHEYQVVLRGKLKKTRSS; this is encoded by the coding sequence GTGAGGCCGACGAAGCCAGCCAAGCCGATCCCGGCGGGCACCGTGCTGAACGAGGCAGAGCTCCTCGAACGGCACGGCGTGCTCCCCTCGGCGCAGCGCCTCGCCATCGCGCAGTACGTCTTGCGGACCGACGAACACCCGTCGGCCGACCAGGTCTTCGCGAAGGTCAAACGGGCGCTGCCGATGGTGTCGCGGGCGACGGTCTACAACACCTTGAACCTCTTCGTGGACAGGGGCCTGCTTCGGGCCCACGTGCTCGCGGAGGGCAAGGTGGTGTTCGATCCGAACCTCGAACCACACCATCATTTCATCGACGAGGAGACGGGCGCCATTCACGACGTCCCGTGGAGCGCGCTCGCCGTCTCGAACGTGGACGCGCTCGAAGGCTTCGACGTGCACGAATATCAGGTCGTGCTGCGCGGCAAGCTCAAGAAGACCCGCTCTTCCTGA